One segment of Rissa tridactyla isolate bRisTri1 chromosome 17, bRisTri1.patW.cur.20221130, whole genome shotgun sequence DNA contains the following:
- the BCL9L gene encoding B-cell CLL/lymphoma 9-like protein isoform X3: MQRALGMRLQVSDRRAWELPPLALWEALAKPMHPDNKLPSHGKAGSSGAPAQHHNVSQAPTCNLGSKGVGAGSHGGKATQISPGNSGLKNSQNTVPNFSSLKGKVKRERSISVDSGEQREASTPSQDAESKGEVAPRSKRRCVLERKQPYSGDEWCSGPDSEEDDKPISSAHNCNVADPAMSTASQLGPGSNPLPNLNETSSSSVPHGAAPGLRSDAAGGGGGGTGKQPSQFVYVFTTHLANTAAEAVLQGRADSILAYHQQNVPRAKLDQAPAPKVLGVAEPLPINPPAANTPQSQPPAPQASQPQPQPPPPQPPPQPPTISQAPLPAPSSLPQEGTGEDVRRDLTPNSLGNNSGSTQPGSNHPNTPTASANTMQPGPVDSSATSSSGLLGEGPGPGMPGNGQAGLGPRNPMNSEGLSKEQLEHRERSLQTLRDIERLLLRSGEAEPFMKSSQNAGEGGTAPQPQAAPAQPPAPPPSMKKYEEPLQSMISQTQSLGGPSLEHEVPHHPGADMGQQMNMMMQRLNQDSLTPEQVAWRKLQEEYYEEKRRKEEQISIHGRPMQEIMIPQSMGSMMMRGPPPPYHSKPGEQWPPGMGSQLRGPIDVQDPMQLRGGPPFPGPRFPGNQMQRVSGFGGMQNMPLDALGPMNAMQRPVRPGMGWSDDMPPMGGPGNFPQGTLPYPSGQGDPERFMNPRAREEILRHQLMEKRPVAMQRPMGMSGNSMSQGMEMERMIQAHRQMDPSMFAGQITGDSLSSAPMGMDFAGTRGMLSPPMSQSGLRDMDAPMGPGNLNMNMNVNMNMNMNLNVQMTPQQQMMMSQKMRGPDMMAHQGMSPEELARARAQNGNGSAMLGGPQKMMIPSQFPNQGQQGFSSGQGPYPNMPQEMGSGSDMFSPEQGTMPVGSISGTTRLSHIPLPPASNPTPAQGGNLANMHPAPSRGLGRRPSDLTINISQMNSPSMGHLKSPTLSQVHSPLVTSPSANLKSPQTPSQMVSMPPSNQSGPLKSPQVMSSSLNVRSPTGSPSRLKSPSMAVPSPGWVPSPKATMPSPGVNQSKQALSMNSSTSMGGLDQGSLPSGPRSSSSAPASNTSSTMNPNMPFTSSPDPSPSQNPLSLMMSQMSKYAMPSSTPLYHNAIKTIATSDDELLPDRPMLPPGSMSGVTGNQPNQLHLNSVGPGSSQSPMGMNLPGQQPLSHEPPPTSMMSSPNPLGSNIPMHPSAPGAGVPPQNPMMLPPGPQDSLNQQCGPVPNSSQMIPSNQLVFPRMQQPHNAMPSPAGGMPMAPGGAGGPGMQQHYPPGMPLPPEDLPSQQPGQMPPQQHMMGKNIPPRIGEPYPPVLPGVASVLNDPELSEVIRPTPTGIPEFDLSRIIPSEKPSSTLQYFPKSDSQAPKSQPSNLHLMNLQNMMADQPPVRPGMNAPSLPGQQGVQRGLGMPMCHPGQVPMLGRTGIPPQQGMMGNSMHQGMMSPQQSLMAQQNFMLMQAKQRSMSVSGEMYAQTGHMMSPQGSLMGPPPQQNLMVTHQMRQRSVSLDSQMSYIPGPGNMANLPF, encoded by the exons GTTTCTGACCGAAGGGCCTGGGAGCTCCCTCCACTGGCGCTGTGGGAAGCTTTAGCCAAACCAATGCACCCTGACAACAAACTGCCCAGCCATGGCAAGGCAGGCAGCAGCGGTGCCCCGGCCCAGCACCACAACGTGAGCCAAGCACCCACCTGCAACCTGGGCTCTAAGGGTGTGGGGGCGGGCAGCCATGGCGGCAAGGCCACTCAGATCTCCCCTGGCAACTCTGGACTGAAAAACAGCCAGAACACTGTCCCAAACTTCAGCTCCTTGAAGGGCAAGGTCAAACGGGAACGAAGCATCTCGGTGGACTCTGGAGAACAGCGAGAAGCCAGCACCCCTTCACAGGACGCAGAATCAAAAG GTGAGGTGGCTCCCCGTAGCAAGCGGCGGTGTGTGCTGGAAAGGAAGCAGCCATACAGTGGGGACGAATGGTGCTCTGGGCCGGACAGCGAGGAAGACGACAAGCCCATCAGCAGTGCGCACA ATTGTAATGTAGCAGATCCTGCGATGTCCACGGCCTCGCAGCTTGGCCCAGGGTCCAACCCGCTGCCGAACCTGAACGAGACCAGTTCTTCCAGCGTGCCCCATGGTGCTGCCCCCGGCTTACGGTCAGacgctgcaggaggaggaggcggcggaacAGGAAAGCAGCCCTCGCAGTTCGTTTACGTCTTTACAACGCACCTTGCTAACAC agctgcagaAGCTGTCCTGCAGGGCCGAGCTGACTCCATTCTGGCCTACCATCAGCAGAACGTCCCGCGGGCAAAGCTAGACCAG GCGCCAGCTCCTAAAGTGCTGGGGGTTGCTGAGCCGCTCCCAATTAACCCTCCTGCTGCCAACACTCCACAgtcccagccaccagcacctcagGCGAGTCAGCCGCAGCCGCAGCCTCCCCCGCCGCAGCCTCCGCCGCAGCCTCCGACCATCAGTCAAGCACCTTTGCCGgcgcccagcagcctgccccaggaAGGGACAGGCGAAGATGTCCGGAGAGATCTGACTCCCAACTCTTTGGGGAACAACAGCGGCAGCACCCAGCCTGGGAGTAACCACCCAAATACGCCCACTGCGTCTGCCAACACCATGCAGCCTGGGCCGGTGGACTCCTCCGCCACGTCCAGCTCTGGCCTCCTCGGGGAGGGCCCGGGTCCAGGGATGCCGGGGAACGGGCAGGCAGGCCTGGGCCCCAGGAACCCCATGAACTCGGAAGGGCTCTCGAAGGAGCAGCTGGAGCACCGGGAGCGCTCTCTGCAGACCCTGCGGGACATTGAGCGGCTGCtgctgcgcagcggggaggccgAGCCCTTCATGAAGTCCAGCCAAAACGCGGGTGAGGGCGGGACTGCCCCCCAGCCGcaggctgcccctgcccagccccccgcGCCACCCCCCAGCATGAAGAAGTATGAAGAGCCTCTGCAGTCCATGATCTCCCAGACCCAGAGCCTCGGCGGGCCCAGTCTGGAGCACGAGGTGCCCCACCACCCAGGCGCTGACATGGGGCAGCAGATGAACATGATGATGCAGCGGCTGAACCAGGACAGCCTGACGCCGGAGCAAGTGGCCTGGAGGAAGCTGCAGGAAGAGTACTACGAGGAAAAGCGACGGAAAGAGGAGCAGATCAGCATCCACGGCCGGCCCATGCAGGAGATCATGATCCCGCAGTCGATGGGGAGCATGATGATGCGTGGGCCCCCGCCACCCTACCACAGCAAGCCTGGAGAGCAGTGGCCGCCGGGGATGGGCAGCCAGCTGCGGGGACCCATAGACGTGCAGGACCCCATGCAGCTGCGGGGGGGGCCGCCCTTCCCAGGGCCACGCTTCCCTGGGAATCAAATGCAGAGAGTCTCTGGCTTCGGAGGGATGCAGAACATGCCCTTGGATGCTCTTGGGCCCATGAATGCCATGCAGAGGCCAGTCAGGCCCGGCATGGGGTGGAGCGACGATATGCCTCCTATGGGAGGCCCCGGGAACTTTCCGCAAGGCACCTTGCCCTACCCGTCAGGGCAAGGGGACCCCGAAAGGTTCATGAACCCCCGTGCCAGGGAGGAGATCCTGCGGCATCAGCTGATGGAGAAACGCCCAGTGGCAATGCAGAGGCCCATGGGGATGTCCGGCAACTCCATGAGCCAGGGCATGGAAATGGAGAGGATGATACAGGCTCACAGGCAGATGGATCCATCCATGTTTGCCGGGCAGATAACGGGGGACAGCCTGAGCAGCGCCCCGATGGGAATGGATTTTGCGGGCACAcgggggatgctgagccccccTATGAGTCAGTCGGGCCTTCGGGACATGGACGCACCCATGGGCCCTGGCAACCTCAACATGAACATGAATGTCAACATGAACATGAACATGAACCTCAACGTCCAGATGACCCCGCAGCAGCAAATGATGATGTCGCAGAAGATGAGGGGCCCCGATATGATGGCCCACCAGGGCATGAGCCCTGAGGAGCTGGCCAGGGCGAGGGCTCAGAATGGCAATGGCAGTGCAATGCTGGGGGGACCCCAGAAAATGATGATCCCCTCTCAGTTCCCCAACCAAGGACAGCAAGGCTTCTCAAGCGGGCAAGGGCCCTACCCCAACATGCCCCAGGAGATGGGCAGCGGCTCGGACATGTTCAGCCCTGAGCAGGGCACCATGCCCGTTGGGAGCATCAGTGGCACCACCAGGCTCAGCCACATCCCTCTGCCTCCGGCCTCCAATCCCACTCCCGCGCAAGGGGGCAACCTGGCCAACATGCACCCAGCACCTTCCCGGGGTCTGGGCCGCCGGCCCTCCGACCTCACCATCAACATCAGCCAGATGAACTCCCCCAGCATGGGTCACCTCAAGTCTCCCACCCTCAGCCAGGTGCACTCGCCGCTGGTCACCTCCCCCTCTGCCAACCTCAAGTCCCCGCAGACGCCCTCGCAGATGGTCAGTATGCCACCTTCGAACCAGTCTGGACCCCTCAAGTCCCCCCAGGTGATGAGCTCCTCGCTTAACGTCCGGTCTCCAACGGGCTCACCCAGCCGCCTGAAGTCCCCTTCTATGGCTGTTCCTTCCCCCGGCTGGGTGCCCTCTCCCAAAGCCACCATGCCCAGCCCAGGAGTCAACCAGAGCAAGCAGGCCCTCAGCATGAACTCGTCTACTTCCATGGGAGGACTGGATCAGG GTTCTCTCCCTTCTGGGCCTCGGAGCAGCTCTTCCGCACCAGCCAGTAACACCTCTAGCACCATGAATCCCAACATGCCTTTTACTTCCTCTCCAGATCCATCCCCCTCCCAGAACCCCCTCTCGCTGATGATGTCCCAGATGTCCAAGTACGCCATGCCCAGCTCCACACCGCTTTACCACAATGCCATCAAAACCATCGCCACCTCTGACGACGAGCTGCTGCCGGACAGGCCTATGCTCCCGCCTGGAAGCATGTCAG gCGTGACGGGGAATCAGCCGAATCAGCTGCACTTGAACTCTGTGGGGCCTGGATCCTCCCAGAGCCCCATGGGAATGAACCTGCCTGGTCAGCAACCCCTCTCCCACGAACCGCCCCCCACCTCCATGATGTCCTCCCCGAACCCTCTGGGCTCCAACATTCCTATGCACCCGAGTGCGCCGGGGGCGGGCGTCCCCCCCCAGAACCCCATGATGCTGCCCCCGGGGCCCCAGGACTCGTTGAACCAGCAGTGCGGCCCCGTGCCCAACAGTTCGCAGATGATTCCTTCCAACCAGCTCGTGTTCCCCCGCATGCAGCAGCCCCACAACGCCATGCCGTCTCCTGCCGGAGGCATGCCCATGGCCCCTGGCGGGGCAGGCGGCCCCGGCATGCAGCAACATTACCCGCCGGGGATGCCCCTGCCACCCGAGGACCTTCCCTCCCAGCAGCCCGGGCAGATGCCCCCTCAGCAGCACATGATGGGCAAGAACATCCCTCCTCGGATCGGTGAGCCCTACCCACCCGTGCTTCCCGGAGTGGCGTCGGTGCTGAACGACCCCGAGCTCAGCGAGGTCATCCGCCCCACGCCCACAGGTATCCCCGAGTTTGACCTGTCCAGGATCATCCCGTCAGAGAAGCCAAGTAGCACCTTGCAGTATTTCCCCAAGAGCGACAGCCAAGCGCCCAAATCGCAGCCTTCCAACCTCCACCTCATGAACCTGCAGAACATGATGGCTGACCAGCCCCCGGTGCGGCCAGGTATGAATGCCCCCAGCCTCCCCGGGCAGCAGGGCGTGCAGAGGGGACTTGGCATGCCCATGTGCCATCCCGGACAggtgcccatgctgggcaggacaGGCATACCGCCCCAGCAAGGCATGATGGGCAACAGCATGCACCAGGGCATGATGTCTCCGCAGCAGAGCCTGATGGCCCAGCAGAATTTCATGCTGATGCAGGCCAAGCAGAGGAGCATGTCCGTGTCGGGGGAGATGTACGCTCAGACGGGACACATGATGTCACCTCAGGGCTCCCTCATGGGGCCCCCGCCTCAGCAGAACCTCATGGTCACGCACCAGATGAGGCAGCGGAGTGTCTCCCTGGACAGCCAGATGAGTTACATCCCCGGGCCTGGGAACATGGCGAACCTGCCGTTCTGA
- the BCL9L gene encoding B-cell CLL/lymphoma 9-like protein isoform X2, translated as MNGAENVARRQAGGVLARDGWILQSQLFSGSLWNALQEKPNDSPVVQRSGVAASVPSASPRVQVSDRRAWELPPLALWEALAKPMHPDNKLPSHGKAGSSGAPAQHHNVSQAPTCNLGSKGVGAGSHGGKATQISPGNSGLKNSQNTVPNFSSLKGKVKRERSISVDSGEQREASTPSQDAESKGEVAPRSKRRCVLERKQPYSGDEWCSGPDSEEDDKPISSAHNCNVADPAMSTASQLGPGSNPLPNLNETSSSSVPHGAAPGLRSDAAGGGGGGTGKQPSQFVYVFTTHLANTAAEAVLQGRADSILAYHQQNVPRAKLDQAPAPKVLGVAEPLPINPPAANTPQSQPPAPQASQPQPQPPPPQPPPQPPTISQAPLPAPSSLPQEGTGEDVRRDLTPNSLGNNSGSTQPGSNHPNTPTASANTMQPGPVDSSATSSSGLLGEGPGPGMPGNGQAGLGPRNPMNSEGLSKEQLEHRERSLQTLRDIERLLLRSGEAEPFMKSSQNAGEGGTAPQPQAAPAQPPAPPPSMKKYEEPLQSMISQTQSLGGPSLEHEVPHHPGADMGQQMNMMMQRLNQDSLTPEQVAWRKLQEEYYEEKRRKEEQISIHGRPMQEIMIPQSMGSMMMRGPPPPYHSKPGEQWPPGMGSQLRGPIDVQDPMQLRGGPPFPGPRFPGNQMQRVSGFGGMQNMPLDALGPMNAMQRPVRPGMGWSDDMPPMGGPGNFPQGTLPYPSGQGDPERFMNPRAREEILRHQLMEKRPVAMQRPMGMSGNSMSQGMEMERMIQAHRQMDPSMFAGQITGDSLSSAPMGMDFAGTRGMLSPPMSQSGLRDMDAPMGPGNLNMNMNVNMNMNMNLNVQMTPQQQMMMSQKMRGPDMMAHQGMSPEELARARAQNGNGSAMLGGPQKMMIPSQFPNQGQQGFSSGQGPYPNMPQEMGSGSDMFSPEQGTMPVGSISGTTRLSHIPLPPASNPTPAQGGNLANMHPAPSRGLGRRPSDLTINISQMNSPSMGHLKSPTLSQVHSPLVTSPSANLKSPQTPSQMVSMPPSNQSGPLKSPQVMSSSLNVRSPTGSPSRLKSPSMAVPSPGWVPSPKATMPSPGVNQSKQALSMNSSTSMGGLDQDPSPSQNPLSLMMSQMSKYAMPSSTPLYHNAIKTIATSDDELLPDRPMLPPGSMSGVTGNQPNQLHLNSVGPGSSQSPMGMNLPGQQPLSHEPPPTSMMSSPNPLGSNIPMHPSAPGAGVPPQNPMMLPPGPQDSLNQQCGPVPNSSQMIPSNQLVFPRMQQPHNAMPSPAGGMPMAPGGAGGPGMQQHYPPGMPLPPEDLPSQQPGQMPPQQHMMGKNIPPRIGEPYPPVLPGVASVLNDPELSEVIRPTPTGIPEFDLSRIIPSEKPSSTLQYFPKSDSQAPKSQPSNLHLMNLQNMMADQPPVRPGMNAPSLPGQQGVQRGLGMPMCHPGQVPMLGRTGIPPQQGMMGNSMHQGMMSPQQSLMAQQNFMLMQAKQRSMSVSGEMYAQTGHMMSPQGSLMGPPPQQNLMVTHQMRQRSVSLDSQMSYIPGPGNMANLPF; from the exons GTTTCTGACCGAAGGGCCTGGGAGCTCCCTCCACTGGCGCTGTGGGAAGCTTTAGCCAAACCAATGCACCCTGACAACAAACTGCCCAGCCATGGCAAGGCAGGCAGCAGCGGTGCCCCGGCCCAGCACCACAACGTGAGCCAAGCACCCACCTGCAACCTGGGCTCTAAGGGTGTGGGGGCGGGCAGCCATGGCGGCAAGGCCACTCAGATCTCCCCTGGCAACTCTGGACTGAAAAACAGCCAGAACACTGTCCCAAACTTCAGCTCCTTGAAGGGCAAGGTCAAACGGGAACGAAGCATCTCGGTGGACTCTGGAGAACAGCGAGAAGCCAGCACCCCTTCACAGGACGCAGAATCAAAAG GTGAGGTGGCTCCCCGTAGCAAGCGGCGGTGTGTGCTGGAAAGGAAGCAGCCATACAGTGGGGACGAATGGTGCTCTGGGCCGGACAGCGAGGAAGACGACAAGCCCATCAGCAGTGCGCACA ATTGTAATGTAGCAGATCCTGCGATGTCCACGGCCTCGCAGCTTGGCCCAGGGTCCAACCCGCTGCCGAACCTGAACGAGACCAGTTCTTCCAGCGTGCCCCATGGTGCTGCCCCCGGCTTACGGTCAGacgctgcaggaggaggaggcggcggaacAGGAAAGCAGCCCTCGCAGTTCGTTTACGTCTTTACAACGCACCTTGCTAACAC agctgcagaAGCTGTCCTGCAGGGCCGAGCTGACTCCATTCTGGCCTACCATCAGCAGAACGTCCCGCGGGCAAAGCTAGACCAG GCGCCAGCTCCTAAAGTGCTGGGGGTTGCTGAGCCGCTCCCAATTAACCCTCCTGCTGCCAACACTCCACAgtcccagccaccagcacctcagGCGAGTCAGCCGCAGCCGCAGCCTCCCCCGCCGCAGCCTCCGCCGCAGCCTCCGACCATCAGTCAAGCACCTTTGCCGgcgcccagcagcctgccccaggaAGGGACAGGCGAAGATGTCCGGAGAGATCTGACTCCCAACTCTTTGGGGAACAACAGCGGCAGCACCCAGCCTGGGAGTAACCACCCAAATACGCCCACTGCGTCTGCCAACACCATGCAGCCTGGGCCGGTGGACTCCTCCGCCACGTCCAGCTCTGGCCTCCTCGGGGAGGGCCCGGGTCCAGGGATGCCGGGGAACGGGCAGGCAGGCCTGGGCCCCAGGAACCCCATGAACTCGGAAGGGCTCTCGAAGGAGCAGCTGGAGCACCGGGAGCGCTCTCTGCAGACCCTGCGGGACATTGAGCGGCTGCtgctgcgcagcggggaggccgAGCCCTTCATGAAGTCCAGCCAAAACGCGGGTGAGGGCGGGACTGCCCCCCAGCCGcaggctgcccctgcccagccccccgcGCCACCCCCCAGCATGAAGAAGTATGAAGAGCCTCTGCAGTCCATGATCTCCCAGACCCAGAGCCTCGGCGGGCCCAGTCTGGAGCACGAGGTGCCCCACCACCCAGGCGCTGACATGGGGCAGCAGATGAACATGATGATGCAGCGGCTGAACCAGGACAGCCTGACGCCGGAGCAAGTGGCCTGGAGGAAGCTGCAGGAAGAGTACTACGAGGAAAAGCGACGGAAAGAGGAGCAGATCAGCATCCACGGCCGGCCCATGCAGGAGATCATGATCCCGCAGTCGATGGGGAGCATGATGATGCGTGGGCCCCCGCCACCCTACCACAGCAAGCCTGGAGAGCAGTGGCCGCCGGGGATGGGCAGCCAGCTGCGGGGACCCATAGACGTGCAGGACCCCATGCAGCTGCGGGGGGGGCCGCCCTTCCCAGGGCCACGCTTCCCTGGGAATCAAATGCAGAGAGTCTCTGGCTTCGGAGGGATGCAGAACATGCCCTTGGATGCTCTTGGGCCCATGAATGCCATGCAGAGGCCAGTCAGGCCCGGCATGGGGTGGAGCGACGATATGCCTCCTATGGGAGGCCCCGGGAACTTTCCGCAAGGCACCTTGCCCTACCCGTCAGGGCAAGGGGACCCCGAAAGGTTCATGAACCCCCGTGCCAGGGAGGAGATCCTGCGGCATCAGCTGATGGAGAAACGCCCAGTGGCAATGCAGAGGCCCATGGGGATGTCCGGCAACTCCATGAGCCAGGGCATGGAAATGGAGAGGATGATACAGGCTCACAGGCAGATGGATCCATCCATGTTTGCCGGGCAGATAACGGGGGACAGCCTGAGCAGCGCCCCGATGGGAATGGATTTTGCGGGCACAcgggggatgctgagccccccTATGAGTCAGTCGGGCCTTCGGGACATGGACGCACCCATGGGCCCTGGCAACCTCAACATGAACATGAATGTCAACATGAACATGAACATGAACCTCAACGTCCAGATGACCCCGCAGCAGCAAATGATGATGTCGCAGAAGATGAGGGGCCCCGATATGATGGCCCACCAGGGCATGAGCCCTGAGGAGCTGGCCAGGGCGAGGGCTCAGAATGGCAATGGCAGTGCAATGCTGGGGGGACCCCAGAAAATGATGATCCCCTCTCAGTTCCCCAACCAAGGACAGCAAGGCTTCTCAAGCGGGCAAGGGCCCTACCCCAACATGCCCCAGGAGATGGGCAGCGGCTCGGACATGTTCAGCCCTGAGCAGGGCACCATGCCCGTTGGGAGCATCAGTGGCACCACCAGGCTCAGCCACATCCCTCTGCCTCCGGCCTCCAATCCCACTCCCGCGCAAGGGGGCAACCTGGCCAACATGCACCCAGCACCTTCCCGGGGTCTGGGCCGCCGGCCCTCCGACCTCACCATCAACATCAGCCAGATGAACTCCCCCAGCATGGGTCACCTCAAGTCTCCCACCCTCAGCCAGGTGCACTCGCCGCTGGTCACCTCCCCCTCTGCCAACCTCAAGTCCCCGCAGACGCCCTCGCAGATGGTCAGTATGCCACCTTCGAACCAGTCTGGACCCCTCAAGTCCCCCCAGGTGATGAGCTCCTCGCTTAACGTCCGGTCTCCAACGGGCTCACCCAGCCGCCTGAAGTCCCCTTCTATGGCTGTTCCTTCCCCCGGCTGGGTGCCCTCTCCCAAAGCCACCATGCCCAGCCCAGGAGTCAACCAGAGCAAGCAGGCCCTCAGCATGAACTCGTCTACTTCCATGGGAGGACTGGATCAGG ATCCATCCCCCTCCCAGAACCCCCTCTCGCTGATGATGTCCCAGATGTCCAAGTACGCCATGCCCAGCTCCACACCGCTTTACCACAATGCCATCAAAACCATCGCCACCTCTGACGACGAGCTGCTGCCGGACAGGCCTATGCTCCCGCCTGGAAGCATGTCAG gCGTGACGGGGAATCAGCCGAATCAGCTGCACTTGAACTCTGTGGGGCCTGGATCCTCCCAGAGCCCCATGGGAATGAACCTGCCTGGTCAGCAACCCCTCTCCCACGAACCGCCCCCCACCTCCATGATGTCCTCCCCGAACCCTCTGGGCTCCAACATTCCTATGCACCCGAGTGCGCCGGGGGCGGGCGTCCCCCCCCAGAACCCCATGATGCTGCCCCCGGGGCCCCAGGACTCGTTGAACCAGCAGTGCGGCCCCGTGCCCAACAGTTCGCAGATGATTCCTTCCAACCAGCTCGTGTTCCCCCGCATGCAGCAGCCCCACAACGCCATGCCGTCTCCTGCCGGAGGCATGCCCATGGCCCCTGGCGGGGCAGGCGGCCCCGGCATGCAGCAACATTACCCGCCGGGGATGCCCCTGCCACCCGAGGACCTTCCCTCCCAGCAGCCCGGGCAGATGCCCCCTCAGCAGCACATGATGGGCAAGAACATCCCTCCTCGGATCGGTGAGCCCTACCCACCCGTGCTTCCCGGAGTGGCGTCGGTGCTGAACGACCCCGAGCTCAGCGAGGTCATCCGCCCCACGCCCACAGGTATCCCCGAGTTTGACCTGTCCAGGATCATCCCGTCAGAGAAGCCAAGTAGCACCTTGCAGTATTTCCCCAAGAGCGACAGCCAAGCGCCCAAATCGCAGCCTTCCAACCTCCACCTCATGAACCTGCAGAACATGATGGCTGACCAGCCCCCGGTGCGGCCAGGTATGAATGCCCCCAGCCTCCCCGGGCAGCAGGGCGTGCAGAGGGGACTTGGCATGCCCATGTGCCATCCCGGACAggtgcccatgctgggcaggacaGGCATACCGCCCCAGCAAGGCATGATGGGCAACAGCATGCACCAGGGCATGATGTCTCCGCAGCAGAGCCTGATGGCCCAGCAGAATTTCATGCTGATGCAGGCCAAGCAGAGGAGCATGTCCGTGTCGGGGGAGATGTACGCTCAGACGGGACACATGATGTCACCTCAGGGCTCCCTCATGGGGCCCCCGCCTCAGCAGAACCTCATGGTCACGCACCAGATGAGGCAGCGGAGTGTCTCCCTGGACAGCCAGATGAGTTACATCCCCGGGCCTGGGAACATGGCGAACCTGCCGTTCTGA